A genomic stretch from Bos javanicus breed banteng chromosome 3, ARS-OSU_banteng_1.0, whole genome shotgun sequence includes:
- the EDN2 gene encoding endothelin-2 isoform X2: protein MPTALCSIALALLVALHEGKSQAATTPIPEQPAPLPRARGSHLRTRRCSCSSWLDKECVYFCHLDIIWVNTPGQTAPYGLGNPPRRRRRSLPRRCECYSARDPACATFCHQRPWTDAVTVPGSGSPAAAFQDGETQATAGELLQRLRVISATKIHFARQQQKPTRETRPSHSRQRKR from the exons ATGCCCACCGCCTTGTGCTCCATCGCTCTAGCCCTGCTCGTGGCCCTGCACGAAG GCAAGAGCCAGGCTGCTACTACCCCCATCCCAGAGCAACCAGCGCCCTTGCCCCGGGCCCGAGGCTCCCACCTGCGGACTCGACGTtgctcctgcagctcctggctCGACAAGGAGTGCGTCTACTTTTGCCACCTGGACATTATCTGGGTGAACACTCCCGG ACAGACAGCTCCTTACGGCCTGGGAAACCCGCCAAGACGCCGGCGCCGCTCTCTGCCAAGACGCTGTGAGTGCTACAGTGCCAGGGACCCCGCCTGTGCCACCTTCTGCCATCAAAGGCCCTG GACTGATGCGGTGACAGTCCCAGGCAGCGGGTCCCCTGCAGCTGCGTTCCAGGATGGCGAGACGCAGGCCACAGCAGGAGAGCTCCTCCAGCGGCTGAG GGTTATTTCTGCAACCAAGATCCACTTTGCTAGGCAACAGCAGAAGCCGACGAGGGAGACCAGACCTTCACActccaggcagaggaagagatag
- the EDN2 gene encoding endothelin-2 isoform X1: MLFCSHHPFGLTDCLSFPIHRGDGAQHSKSQAATTPIPEQPAPLPRARGSHLRTRRCSCSSWLDKECVYFCHLDIIWVNTPGQTAPYGLGNPPRRRRRSLPRRCECYSARDPACATFCHQRPWTDAVTVPGSGSPAAAFQDGETQATAGELLQRLRVISATKIHFARQQQKPTRETRPSHSRQRKR; the protein is encoded by the exons ATGCTCTTCTGTTCCCATCACCCCTTTGGCCTGACTGACTGCTTATCCTTCCCCATTCACCGTGGAGACGGGGCTCAGCACA GCAAGAGCCAGGCTGCTACTACCCCCATCCCAGAGCAACCAGCGCCCTTGCCCCGGGCCCGAGGCTCCCACCTGCGGACTCGACGTtgctcctgcagctcctggctCGACAAGGAGTGCGTCTACTTTTGCCACCTGGACATTATCTGGGTGAACACTCCCGG ACAGACAGCTCCTTACGGCCTGGGAAACCCGCCAAGACGCCGGCGCCGCTCTCTGCCAAGACGCTGTGAGTGCTACAGTGCCAGGGACCCCGCCTGTGCCACCTTCTGCCATCAAAGGCCCTG GACTGATGCGGTGACAGTCCCAGGCAGCGGGTCCCCTGCAGCTGCGTTCCAGGATGGCGAGACGCAGGCCACAGCAGGAGAGCTCCTCCAGCGGCTGAG GGTTATTTCTGCAACCAAGATCCACTTTGCTAGGCAACAGCAGAAGCCGACGAGGGAGACCAGACCTTCACActccaggcagaggaagagatag